A region from the Rhinoderma darwinii isolate aRhiDar2 chromosome 2, aRhiDar2.hap1, whole genome shotgun sequence genome encodes:
- the LRRC32 gene encoding transforming growth factor beta activator LRRC32, whose translation MLLYLPLLLMMVNDGSSTYRAEGKPPCEISINSIAYCQNKSFQEIPLGLPANINALYMSKNDLRNLTKTPLSLYSFIEILDLSNNKIHFIQPDTFEDMVNLKEISLSDNYLDRIMSYKYPGIGLLPNVEKLDLSKNSLYTDMIGYLLENAPLLRYLSLSENSITMISPEMFSGAPFLEELDLQNNIIMDIEEGSFEHLLYLKKLNLAMNSITCISQFNLRQLQSLNLSKNSLQSFYTSESDEEYQLRYVDLSDNKLVRFPVFPNVNNVIFLNLSMNQIRCGEEAPHKEYSWLEEDRGRNASMVNLLKLTHLDLSYNNIQSITEDIFTTMPMLKFVNLSRNCIQSFSFGDIVQLNSLEELDLSENSIQNMSLGAGSLPSLQVLHIQNNQLQVVESRTFQHLPSITTINLQNNNVDLCGMNLETAKQNPGTHVCPLFYNIPTLQYLNLRQNMLETLPQYAFYGTPLTFLDISMNLGLTIKPNAIKGLESSLEALHIEENSLVQLNVDLPLLVQLRYLNLSGNQLTWLPSWNKNCRLETLDLSNNSFSNLKNSNIPALENTLKTLSLYGNPLSCCGNSWITHMVRRNMVSFSDLDATMCQSSNGERIEILLGQNDSDSCEEDELIDMNIVIIITIVLVLLVTAVGVGFLVVYCKQKVNQQFKA comes from the coding sequence ATAAATAGTATAGCATACTGTCAGAACAAATCTTTTCAAGAGATTCCATTGGGACTTCCCGCGAACATTAATGCTCTCTATATGTCTAAGAATGATCTTCGCAACCTCACCAAGACCCCATTGTCTTTGTATTCCTTCATAGAGATCCTGGATCTGAGCaacaacaaaatacattttatccagCCTGATACCTTTGAGGACATGGTCAATTTGAAAGAAATTAGTCTTTCTGACAACTATCTAGACAGAATAATGAGCTATAAGTATCCAGGCATCGGACTTTTACCCAACGTCGAAAAGTTGGACCTGTCAAAGAATAGCTTGTACACAGATATGATCGGATACCTTCTAGAAAATGCTCCTCTCCTCCGCTACCTTTCTCTGTCGGAAAACAGCATCACAATGATTTCTCCAGAAATGTTTTCAGGCGCCCCGTTTCTTGAAGAACTGGACCTTCAAAACAATATCATCATGGACATCGAGGAAGGTTCTTTTGAGCACCTTCTTTATCTCAAAAAACTTAATCTTGCCATGAATTCCATCACCTGCATATCCCAATTTAACCTCCGACAACTTCAAAGTCTTAATCTTAGCAAGAACAGTCTACAATCATTCTACACATCCGAGTCCGATGAAGAATATCAATTACGATATGTTGACCTCAGTGACAACAAACTAGTACGTTTTCCGGTTTTCCCAAACGTCAACAATGTCATTTTCCTCAACCTATCCATGAACCAAATTCGCTGTGGAGAAGAGGCACCTCATAAAGAATACTCATGGTTGGAAGAGGACCGGGGAAGGAATGCAAGCATGGTTAATTTACTAAAACTCACCCATCTAGACTTGAGTTACAATAATATCCAGTCCATCACTGAAGATATTTTCACCACCATGCCAATGCTGAAATTCGTCAACCTTAGTAGAAATTGTATCCAGTCTTTCTCATTTGGAGACATAGTTCAACTGAACTCATTGGAGGAACTTGATTTGAGTGAAAACTCAATACAGAACATGTCACTGGGGGCAGGCTCGTTGCCATCTTTACAAGTTCTTCACATACAAAATAACCAACTTCAGGTGGTTGAGTCTAGAACCTTCCAACATCTTCCCAGCATCACCACCATTAACCTTCAAAACAATAATGTTGACCTGTGTGGCATGAACTTGGAAACAGCCAAACAAAACCCCGGAACCCATGTCTGTCCATTATTCTATAACATCCCGACTTTACAATATTTAAACCTCAGGCAGAACATGCTGGAAACTCTACCACAATATGCATTTTATGGCACTCCTTTGACTTTTCTTGATATCTCCATGAACCTTGGCCTTACCATTAAACCAAATGCCATAAAGGGATTGGAAAGTTCTCTTGAAGCTCTACATATAGAAGAAAATTCTCTTGTTCAGTTGAATGTTGATTTGCCTCTTTTAGTCCAACTCAGGTATCTAAATCTTTCTGGAAACCAATTGACATGGCTTCCTTCTTGGAACAAAAATTGTAGATTGGAGACACTTGATCTAAGCAACAACAGCTTCAGTAATCTCAAAAATAGCAATATCCCTGCCTTGGAAAACACTTTAAAAACTCTTTCCTTGTACGGAAACCCCCTCAGTTGCTGTGGAAACTCTTGGATCACCCACATGGTCAGAAGGAACATGGTGAGCTTCTCAGATCTTGATGCCACCATGTGTCAGAGCTCTAATGGTGAAAGAATAGAAATACTTCTAGGTCAGAACGATTCAGACAGCTGTGAAGAAGACGAGTTAATTGACATGAATATTGTCATTATTATAACTATAGTCCTGGTCTTGCTGGTCACTGCCGTAGGTGTTGGATTTTTGGTTGTTTATTGCAAACAAAAAGTTAACCAGCAATTCAAAGCTTAA